One Methanococcus aeolicus Nankai-3 DNA segment encodes these proteins:
- a CDS encoding DNA replication complex GINS family protein, producing MYNKIKNTFFNELNSDSLLKLSDDFYDDIRSYLNSIANSENHKMEYKRALNYSSKLRKLRIYKALFEKNFPNEDMGAPSNILQNLTKEEEIILKLIDNIEYINSYNDDTPKPINTQTDIDIVRVNTGFPEFTDGKRNYNLNKNDVITLDKKISSILEKHDIVKKISSGE from the coding sequence ATGTATAATAAAATAAAAAACACATTTTTTAATGAATTAAATAGTGATTCATTATTAAAATTATCAGATGATTTTTATGATGACATTAGAAGTTATTTAAATTCTATTGCCAACAGCGAAAATCATAAAATGGAATATAAAAGGGCATTAAATTATTCTTCAAAATTAAGAAAATTAAGAATATATAAAGCACTTTTCGAAAAAAATTTTCCAAATGAAGATATGGGAGCTCCCTCAAATATACTGCAAAATCTTACAAAAGAAGAAGAAATAATATTAAAATTAATCGATAATATTGAGTATATAAACTCATATAATGACGATACACCAAAACCTATAAATACTCAAACCGATATTGATATAGTGAGAGTTAATACAGGGTTCCCAGAATTCACAGACGGGAAACGAAATTATAACTTAAACAAAAACGATGTAATTACACTGGATAAAAAAATTTCGAGTATTTTGGAAAAACACGATATCGTTAAAAAAATAAGCAGTGGTGAATAA
- a CDS encoding selenium metabolism-associated LysR family transcriptional regulator yields MDPKVSYFKTFISAAKTKSFSRASKKLSVTQGTVSNHISALEKYFDAQLFLRTPEGVDLTPEGEILYEKAEKILNNINDARQYMRILHEHPEGTVRIAASTTPGENLIPNIIQSYRAEHKDVDFDVQITDSEKCFKLLESGQVDIIAVGNLYDKSYESVIIGKDRLVLIVPPNHRLVKKGVAKLSDLLKEEYIDREEGSGTREAFKLALNNKGYSTMDLDIIMSLGSNSSIITAVSEGYGVGVISEIPAKNAEEGGHVKIIPIEDLDLTRYLYLVKGRKPKNPSAVKSFWDFVSE; encoded by the coding sequence ATGGACCCAAAAGTAAGCTATTTTAAGACTTTCATATCGGCTGCAAAAACAAAAAGTTTTTCAAGAGCCTCTAAAAAATTAAGCGTAACGCAAGGAACGGTTAGTAATCATATATCCGCCCTTGAAAAATATTTTGATGCTCAATTATTTTTAAGAACTCCCGAAGGTGTAGATTTAACACCAGAAGGCGAAATACTATATGAAAAGGCAGAAAAAATACTAAATAATATTAATGATGCAAGACAGTATATGAGAATACTTCACGAACACCCAGAAGGTACTGTAAGAATAGCTGCAAGTACAACCCCAGGGGAAAATTTAATACCAAATATTATTCAATCATACAGGGCAGAACATAAAGATGTAGATTTTGATGTTCAAATAACTGATTCAGAAAAATGTTTTAAATTACTTGAATCTGGGCAGGTAGATATTATTGCTGTTGGAAATTTATATGATAAAAGTTATGAAAGTGTTATTATTGGTAAAGATAGATTGGTATTAATAGTGCCACCAAACCATCGACTGGTAAAAAAAGGAGTTGCTAAATTATCGGACTTATTAAAAGAAGAATACATTGATAGAGAGGAAGGCTCTGGAACTAGGGAGGCCTTTAAATTAGCATTAAATAATAAAGGATATTCTACAATGGATTTAGATATTATAATGTCATTGGGAAGCAACTCTTCAATTATAACTGCTGTTTCAGAAGGATATGGCGTAGGAGTAATTTCAGAAATACCTGCAAAAAATGCCGAAGAAGGAGGGCATGTGAAAATTATTCCAATCGAAGATTTAGATTTAACTCGATATTTATATCTTGTGAAAGGAAGAAAGCCAAAAAATCCAAGTGCAGTTAAATCATTTTGGGATTTTGTGAGTGAATAA
- a CDS encoding 50S ribosomal protein L44e codes for MAKMKKKIKRYCPYCKVHTLHTVERAKKRKASELTWGQRQFRRVTAGYGGYPRPLPSGAKPIKKLDLRYKCSACGKMHVRSNGGYRARMFELVD; via the coding sequence ATGGCTAAAATGAAAAAGAAAATAAAAAGATATTGCCCATACTGTAAAGTTCATACATTACATACAGTAGAGAGAGCAAAAAAGAGAAAAGCAAGTGAATTAACTTGGGGACAGAGACAATTCAGAAGAGTTACAGCAGGATACGGGGGATACCCAAGGCCTTTACCAAGTGGAGCAAAACCGATTAAAAAATTAGATTTAAGGTATAAATGCTCAGCATGTGGAAAAATGCATGTAAGAAGTAACGGCGGATATAGGGCAAGAATGTTTGAATTAGTAGATTAA
- a CDS encoding DNA polymerase sliding clamp yields the protein MFKAVMNAKNFKKIIDSISNLVDEICFEVDELGIKANAMDPSHVALISVNIPKESFDEYVSDTHDIGVDLEALKKIMNRAKPNEKLMLELDMEKNKLDIILKNEGTRKFSISLYDVSSSNVKVPEIGYPNEVMIKAGTIVESLKDAELVNDHVSLKITEDGKFIIYSKGDINTNETVLDRDNESIIELKISESSKSTYNLAYLKDITKATSSEDILHIHLGTDMPVKIEYIIGDTKLIYLLAPRIES from the coding sequence ATGTTTAAAGCAGTAATGAATGCAAAAAATTTTAAAAAAATAATAGATTCCATAAGCAATTTAGTAGATGAAATTTGTTTTGAAGTTGATGAACTAGGTATTAAAGCAAATGCCATGGATCCCTCTCATGTGGCATTAATTAGTGTAAATATACCAAAAGAATCATTTGACGAATATGTTTCAGATACTCATGACATAGGCGTTGATTTAGAAGCCCTTAAAAAAATAATGAACAGGGCAAAACCCAATGAAAAATTAATGTTAGAACTGGATATGGAAAAAAATAAATTAGATATCATATTAAAAAATGAAGGCACAAGAAAATTTTCAATTTCATTGTATGATGTATCATCTTCAAATGTAAAAGTTCCAGAAATAGGATACCCCAATGAAGTTATGATTAAAGCGGGAACGATTGTTGAATCTTTAAAGGATGCAGAACTTGTAAATGACCATGTTAGTTTAAAAATTACAGAAGATGGTAAATTTATAATTTATTCCAAAGGAGATATTAACACAAATGAAACAGTTTTAGATAGGGATAACGAATCAATTATTGAGTTAAAAATATCAGAATCCTCAAAAAGCACCTATAATTTAGCATATTTAAAAGATATAACAAAGGCAACTTCCTCAGAAGATATTTTGCATATTCATCTTGGCACAGATATGCCCGTAAAAATAGAATATATAATAGGAGATACAAAATTAATATATTTATTAGCTCCTAGAATAGAATCTTAA
- a CDS encoding 30S ribosomal protein S27e, protein MALIPKPRSRFLKVQCPDCSSTQTIFGCPATDVVCITCGKVLAKPRASKGLIKAKILGVLE, encoded by the coding sequence TTGGCATTAATTCCAAAACCAAGAAGTAGATTTTTAAAAGTGCAATGTCCTGATTGCAGTAGCACTCAAACAATATTTGGATGCCCTGCAACAGATGTAGTATGTATTACATGCGGAAAAGTACTTGCAAAACCAAGAGCATCAAAAGGATTAATTAAAGCTAAAATATTGGGCGTATTAGAATAA